Within the Methanofollis sp. UBA420 genome, the region CCCCGAACCCGCGTCAAGCACCCGCAGGTGCCGGGGTATGAGTCCGTCCTGCACCATCTCGTGGAAAAGGAGCTCGAACTGCACCAAGTAGACGGGAAAATGGTACGAGAGGTAGGCGAGGACGTCGTAGCCGCGGCCGTATGCGATCTTCCTCTTCTTCCCCTTTGCCCAGTACCGCCCCTTCTGGGTGACGACGGCCTCGCGGATCCGGCCGAGGATGACCGGGTCGTTCCAGGCCTTCCCGGTCTTCTTTGCAATATATTCCTCGATGAGCCGCTCCATCCGCCGGGGTACCCGCGGGGAGGCGAGGAACTCCTCCTCTTTTCTGGTCTCGTCAGGCGAGAGGACGAGGGGATCTGAAGGTCGCGTCATGGGAGAAGATTTCTCCGCCTCTCCTCATAAACACCTTACCGGGAGGGGGGCAGGGGGGTCCCCGAGGAGACCATGCCGGTGATTGTCCCGGTATCATCACGCACGATAGCGTTGTGCCAGAGGATGCAGACCTCATCGCCGCCGCGCCCGAGCACCGGGCTCTCCTCCTCGTCAGGAGGGACGACCTCGCCGGCCATGATCTTTGTGAAGTTCGCCTCCAGGCGGGGACGGAGGTGTGCCGGGACGAGGGCCGCAAACCAGTTCTTTCCGGTGATCTCCTCCTCTTCGTAGCCGAGGATGCGGCACCCCATCCTGTTCATCCGCTCGATCGTCCCGTCTGGCCCGATGACCGCGATCATCACCCGCGCCACGTCAAGATAGCGCTGGGCGCGGTCGCGCTCAGTCTTCACTGTCTCCTGCGCCCTGATCCTGCCGATGACATTGGCGACCTGGGCGGTGGTCGTCTCCAGGGCCCTGATGCCGTACGCCGGTATCTCTGTATGGCGCCGTGAGGCGACGAGGAAGACGGCCATCAGGCGGTCGCCGTCCTTTACCGGCACCGCCGCCACGCCGGCGATCCCTTCCTCCGCGAGGGGGGCGAAGGAGGGGTCGAGGGCCGGGAGGTCGCCAGCCTTCCAGGAGGCCGATGCCGGGCCTGAAAGGAGTGAGGCCACCGTGGTGCCGGTATCAAACCGTCTCATCATCCCGGCAAAGGCCGGGGGGACTCCGGTGGTGGCGGCAAGGACAAGGTCCCCGCTCCCGTCGTCGGTCATATAGACGGCGCCGGCATCGGCACCTGCTGCCTGCACCGCCGCACCCAGGCAGAGGTTCAGCGCCTCCCCGAGGGTGGCGGCGCTCCCGAGGGCGAGGGCGAGGTCGCGCTGGCTCCGCAGGAGGGCGTCGGCACGGACGTGGGTGGTGACGTCGCAGATGATCGTGAGGATGTACTTCATCGTGCCGTCAGAACCGGTGATCGGGATCTTCTTTGCCTGGAGGTAGCGTTTCTCCCCGCACCTGAAGGAGACGGCTGTCTCCGGGCATTCGAAGGTCTTCATCTCCGCGAGCACCTGCTCCTCGCCACAAGTCATGAAGGGGACAAGGTCGGGCGGGAAGATCTCGTTGTCTTTCTTCCCGGTGAGACTCTCTGAGGTACCCCCGGCAAACGCCTCTGCCGACCGGTTGAAGAAGACATAACTTCCGCCCTCGATCTCCTTGACAAAGACCATGTCGGGGATGTTCTGGACGATGCAGTGGAGGAAGGACTTCCAGCCCCGCACCTGCCTCTCGGCCTGCTGCCTTTCGGTGACGTCACGCGCCACCATGCGGTAGCCGGCAAAGTCCCCGATCTCGTCGAAGTCCGGGGTGCCGCTCGCCTCAAAGATGAGGTGGCGGCCGTTCCGGTGGAGAAGGGGGATGGAAAGGAGGGAGAAGGGTTCACCCGAGGCGAAGGGTGCGGAAAACTTTGTCCTGACCTTTTCAAGCTCTTTTTCCGGGACGAAGTCCAGGAGGGAATGCCCTTCCATCTCTTCGGGCGCATAGCCGAGGAGGTCGAAACTCTTGGGGCTGACATAGGTGAAGGCCTGGTCGCTGTCCAGGTTCCAGATGATATCGTTGATGTCTTCGACAAGGGCCCTGAACTTCGCTTCACCGGCGCGGAGGGCCTCCTCAGACTCTTTCTGCTCGGTGATGTCTTCGAGGATGATGGTGATCCCGGGGTTGCCGTCATTGAAGGCCGTCGGCAGGATCTTCATCCTGAAAAAAAACTCGCCGTCTGCTTGGAGGAAGCGGATCTCCTCGACAACGTCTTCTCCCCCGAGAGCGTCGTCGATCCGCGCCCTGATCAGGGGGTGGTCGAAGGCCGAAAGGGTCGACTCTCCCATCCTCTTCCCGATCACCTCGTCACGGTCGGCATGGGCGATTGAGAGGATGCGGTCGTTTGCCTGGACAACGGTGAGGTTCCGGTCCAGGATCACGACGCCGTCAGAGGCGAAGTTGATCATGGCGGAGAGGGGGACCCGCTGGGAGGGGTAGAAGACCTTTGCCTTGCCATAGGTCCGCATCTCCACCTCGCCGGCGATGAGGAGCATGTCAAGATAGCGCGAGACCGTGTTTCTGTTGATCCCGA harbors:
- a CDS encoding PAS domain S-box protein, producing the protein MRPYPEEIPKILERLKANPRGMSVTDLAGNLGINRNTVSRYLDMLLIAGEVEMRTYGKAKVFYPSQRVPLSAMINFASDGVVILDRNLTVVQANDRILSIAHADRDEVIGKRMGESTLSAFDHPLIRARIDDALGGEDVVEEIRFLQADGEFFFRMKILPTAFNDGNPGITIILEDITEQKESEEALRAGEAKFRALVEDINDIIWNLDSDQAFTYVSPKSFDLLGYAPEEMEGHSLLDFVPEKELEKVRTKFSAPFASGEPFSLLSIPLLHRNGRHLIFEASGTPDFDEIGDFAGYRMVARDVTERQQAERQVRGWKSFLHCIVQNIPDMVFVKEIEGGSYVFFNRSAEAFAGGTSESLTGKKDNEIFPPDLVPFMTCGEEQVLAEMKTFECPETAVSFRCGEKRYLQAKKIPITGSDGTMKYILTIICDVTTHVRADALLRSQRDLALALGSAATLGEALNLCLGAAVQAAGADAGAVYMTDDGSGDLVLAATTGVPPAFAGMMRRFDTGTTVASLLSGPASASWKAGDLPALDPSFAPLAEEGIAGVAAVPVKDGDRLMAVFLVASRRHTEIPAYGIRALETTTAQVANVIGRIRAQETVKTERDRAQRYLDVARVMIAVIGPDGTIERMNRMGCRILGYEEEEITGKNWFAALVPAHLRPRLEANFTKIMAGEVVPPDEEESPVLGRGGDEVCILWHNAIVRDDTGTITGMVSSGTPLPPSR